One part of the Lotus japonicus ecotype B-129 chromosome 2, LjGifu_v1.2 genome encodes these proteins:
- the LOC130738839 gene encoding uncharacterized protein LOC130738839: protein MNSNLLRNLAFHTRRLLLSPFNRSLNPTLSLLSLRTPSSFFSSQSDPPLPPHAQKKQDPLVVEEISNEELKRRVARLQEGDEDAIPSLFEAIMQRYLTDKPIEADPELMKEILGKGTVSESEEDVDDEEEEWESDLEGMSDIDYEDEDFDNGSKGRKSDVTEKR, encoded by the exons ATGAATTCTAACCTTCTCAGAAACCTCGCTTTCCACACGCGCCGTCTTCTTCTCTCTCCCTTCAATCGCAGCTTGAACCCCACTCTTTCCCTTCTCTCTCTCCGCACACCctcctctttcttctcttctcagAGTGATCCACCTCTTCCCCCGCATGCCCAGAAGAAACAAGACCCTCTTGTTGTCGAGGAAATCAGCAACGAAG AGTTGAAGAGGCGTGTGGCAAGGCTTCAAGAAGGTGATGAGGATGCGATACCTTCGTTGTTTGAGGCAATAATGCAGAGGTACTTGACAGACAAGCCTATAGAAGCTGACCCGGAGTTGATGAAGGAAATTCTGGGGAAAGGAACAGTGTCGGAATCGGAAGAAGATGTagatgatgaagaggaagaatggGAATCTGATTTGGAGGGAATGAGTGACATTGATTATGAAGACGAGGATTTTGATAATGGTTCTAAAGGAAGGAAGAGTGACGTGACTGAGAAGAGATGA